The Micromonospora sp. Llam0 genome contains a region encoding:
- a CDS encoding BTAD domain-containing putative transcriptional regulator — protein sequence MEFRLLGNFEVVRDGRPVSVGRRRQERLLLAILLLAAGRPVATDRLTDLLWEGAPPANARGAVHTYVGRLRAALSPYGVPITTKGRGYAAAAGQVDATRFTDLARDAAGTTDPAERVRLGGAALALWRGPLLADLVDEPLRQRLGEPLRELRLSVAETCARSLLDMGHHDRVVRDLTGLAEQHPGREALVASVMTALYRSARQADALRLYDHARKTLIGDLGVEPGPDLETVRQRILVGDPRLDRPAAPVYAVRVRDHWLPWSVGGHPALEFCNTYAGWGGERIPGAEWLRGYSSLAVWAGHQDLLDDSAVTGLLAAAAQDPVGAATVLDEARQLRERLYTCLTDPADSRAFAAVARYVEAAARDAVFRRGADGLGGWHPSRRAGLRAPLHAVARSAGELLADPRRSTVCACPGPDCGWLFLDRSGRRRFCSLATCGHPAAP from the coding sequence ATGGAGTTCAGACTGCTCGGGAACTTCGAAGTGGTACGGGACGGCCGGCCGGTATCGGTGGGCCGGCGCCGGCAGGAACGCCTGCTGCTCGCCATCCTGCTGCTGGCAGCCGGCCGTCCGGTCGCCACCGATCGGCTGACCGACCTGCTGTGGGAGGGTGCACCGCCGGCTAACGCCCGGGGTGCCGTGCACACGTACGTCGGGCGGCTGCGGGCCGCCCTGTCACCGTACGGCGTACCGATCACCACGAAGGGTCGTGGCTACGCGGCGGCGGCCGGGCAGGTCGACGCGACCCGCTTCACCGACCTGGCCCGGGATGCCGCCGGCACCACCGACCCGGCCGAGCGGGTACGCCTCGGCGGTGCCGCCCTGGCCCTGTGGCGTGGCCCGCTCCTCGCCGACCTGGTGGACGAGCCGCTGCGTCAACGGCTCGGCGAACCGTTGCGGGAGCTGCGGCTCAGCGTCGCCGAGACGTGCGCGCGCTCGCTGCTCGACATGGGCCACCACGACCGGGTGGTCCGCGACCTCACCGGCCTGGCCGAGCAGCATCCGGGCCGGGAAGCGCTGGTCGCAAGCGTGATGACCGCTCTCTACCGGTCCGCCCGGCAGGCCGACGCGCTGCGGCTGTACGACCACGCCCGCAAGACCCTCATCGGTGACCTGGGCGTCGAGCCCGGTCCGGACCTGGAAACCGTGCGTCAGCGGATCCTCGTCGGCGACCCGCGTCTCGACCGGCCGGCCGCCCCGGTGTACGCGGTGCGGGTCCGCGACCACTGGCTGCCGTGGAGCGTGGGCGGCCATCCCGCGCTGGAGTTCTGCAACACGTACGCCGGCTGGGGCGGTGAACGGATTCCGGGCGCGGAGTGGCTGCGCGGCTACTCGTCGCTCGCCGTCTGGGCCGGCCATCAGGATCTGCTCGACGACAGCGCCGTGACCGGCCTGCTCGCCGCCGCCGCGCAGGACCCGGTCGGCGCCGCGACGGTGCTGGACGAGGCCCGCCAGCTGCGCGAGCGGCTCTACACCTGCCTCACCGATCCGGCGGATTCGCGTGCGTTCGCCGCCGTCGCCCGGTACGTGGAGGCCGCCGCCCGGGACGCGGTCTTCCGACGGGGAGCGGACGGGCTGGGCGGCTGGCACCCGTCCCGCCGGGCCGGGCTGCGCGCGCCGCTGCACGCCGTCGCCCGCAGCGCCGGCGAACTGCTCGCCGACCCGCGCCGGTCGACCGTGTGCGCCTGCCCCGGCCCGGACTGCGGCTGGCTGTTCCTGGACCGCAGCGGCCGTCGACGGTTCTGCAGCCTGGCCACCTGCGGGCACCCGGCGGCGCCGTGA
- a CDS encoding FdhF/YdeP family oxidoreductase codes for MARSAPRDDAGDRDLRVDQPATSAAGLPGVTHALRAGVTQMGVRRTALTLARVNQAGGFDCPGCAWPEPAAQRRSHAEFCENGAKAVAEEATLRRVTPEFLAEHPISELATRSDHWLGQQGRLTHPMVRRPGTDHYTPISWDDAFRLIADELQGLDTPDRAAFYTSGRTSNEAAFLYQLFARSLGTNNLPDCSNMCHESSGVALLSTIGIGKGSVTLDDLHRAKLIVVVGQNPGTNHPRMLSALERAKRDGATIVAVNPLPEAGLMRFRNPQRPGGLVGAGTPLADHFLQIRIGGDLALFQAIGALLVSADADAVDTDFADAVDTDFVDTYTSGYAEYRAARAGLDWAAVTAATGLDRAQIVEVARLFAASDATIVCWAMGLTQRQDSVDAIREIVNVQLLRGMIGKPGAGLCPVRGHSNVQGDRTMGIWHEPPAWLPALGRRLGVPVPTATGLDTVGAIRAMRDGEVRVFMALGGNFAAASPDTDVTVAALASCALTVHVSTKLNRSHTVPGATSLILPCLGRTERDRQSGGDQFVTVEDSMSAVHASRGRLAPASDQLLSEVAIVARLARATLPDSPVPWEAYQADYRAIRAIIADVVPGFADFERRVAEPDGFVLPHPPRDRRTFATASGKAAFTVSPLTVIDVPPGRLLLQTMRSHDQYNTTIYGLDDRYRGIRGGRRVVFVHPDDLTALGFTDGDQVDLVSEWSDRVERRASAFRVVSYPTARGCAAAYFPEANVLVPLDSTAAGSNTPTSKQIVIRLEPA; via the coding sequence GCGTTCGCACGCCGAGTTCTGCGAGAACGGTGCCAAGGCGGTCGCCGAGGAGGCGACGCTGCGCCGGGTCACCCCGGAGTTCCTCGCCGAGCACCCGATCAGCGAGCTGGCCACCCGATCCGACCACTGGCTCGGCCAGCAGGGCCGGCTCACCCACCCGATGGTCCGCCGACCGGGCACCGACCACTACACCCCGATCAGCTGGGACGACGCGTTCCGGCTGATCGCCGACGAACTGCAGGGCCTGGACACCCCGGACCGGGCCGCGTTCTACACCTCCGGCCGCACCTCCAACGAGGCCGCCTTCCTCTACCAGCTGTTCGCCCGGTCGCTGGGCACCAACAACCTGCCGGACTGCTCCAACATGTGCCACGAGTCGTCCGGCGTAGCGCTGCTCAGCACCATCGGTATCGGCAAAGGCTCGGTGACCCTGGACGACCTGCACCGGGCGAAACTGATCGTCGTCGTCGGGCAGAACCCGGGCACCAACCACCCCCGGATGCTGTCCGCACTGGAGCGGGCCAAGCGGGACGGCGCCACCATCGTCGCCGTCAACCCGCTGCCCGAAGCCGGGCTGATGCGGTTCCGCAACCCGCAACGCCCCGGTGGCCTGGTCGGGGCCGGCACCCCGCTGGCCGACCACTTCCTGCAGATCCGCATCGGCGGCGACCTGGCGCTGTTCCAGGCGATCGGCGCGCTGCTGGTCTCCGCCGACGCAGACGCGGTCGACACCGACTTCGCCGATGCCGTCGACACCGACTTCGTCGACACCTACACCAGCGGGTACGCCGAGTACCGTGCCGCCCGCGCCGGGCTCGACTGGGCGGCGGTGACCGCCGCCACCGGGCTGGACCGGGCCCAGATCGTCGAGGTGGCCCGGCTGTTCGCCGCCTCCGACGCGACCATCGTCTGCTGGGCGATGGGGCTGACCCAGCGGCAGGACTCCGTCGACGCGATCCGCGAGATCGTCAACGTACAACTGCTGCGCGGCATGATCGGCAAACCGGGGGCCGGCCTCTGCCCGGTCCGCGGGCATTCCAACGTGCAGGGCGACCGCACCATGGGCATCTGGCACGAGCCGCCGGCCTGGCTGCCGGCGCTCGGCCGGCGACTCGGCGTACCGGTGCCGACCGCGACCGGCCTGGACACGGTCGGCGCGATCCGGGCGATGCGCGACGGCGAGGTCCGCGTCTTCATGGCCCTCGGCGGAAACTTCGCCGCCGCCAGCCCGGACACCGACGTGACGGTCGCCGCCCTGGCGTCGTGTGCGTTGACCGTGCACGTGTCGACCAAACTGAACCGCTCGCACACGGTGCCCGGCGCGACCTCGCTGATCCTGCCCTGCCTGGGCCGCACCGAACGGGACCGGCAGTCCGGCGGCGACCAGTTCGTCACCGTCGAGGACTCGATGTCGGCGGTGCACGCCTCCCGGGGCCGGCTCGCCCCCGCCTCCGACCAGCTGCTCTCCGAGGTGGCGATCGTCGCCCGGCTGGCCCGCGCGACGCTGCCGGACTCGCCGGTGCCGTGGGAGGCGTACCAGGCCGACTACCGGGCGATCCGGGCGATCATCGCCGACGTCGTACCGGGCTTCGCCGACTTCGAACGCAGGGTCGCCGAGCCGGACGGATTCGTGCTGCCGCACCCGCCCCGGGACCGGCGGACCTTCGCCACCGCGTCCGGCAAGGCCGCGTTCACCGTCAGCCCGCTGACCGTGATCGACGTGCCGCCGGGCCGGCTGCTGCTGCAGACCATGCGCAGCCACGACCAGTACAACACCACGATCTACGGGCTCGACGACCGCTACCGCGGTATCCGGGGCGGGCGCCGGGTGGTCTTCGTCCACCCGGACGATCTGACCGCGCTCGGCTTCACCGACGGCGACCAGGTCGACCTGGTGTCGGAGTGGTCGGATCGGGTCGAGCGCCGGGCGAGCGCCTTCCGGGTGGTGAGTTACCCGACGGCGCGCGGCTGCGCGGCCGCGTACTTCCCGGAGGCGAACGTGCTGGTGCCGCTGGACTCCACCGCCGCCGGGTCGAACACCCCGACGTCGAAGCAGATCGTCATCCGCCTGGAGCCGGCCTGA
- a CDS encoding molybdenum cofactor guanylyltransferase encodes MTGFAAVVLAGGAARRMGGVDKPDVPVGGVAMRDRVLAAVAGADPRVVVGPLADPPPGVLAVREEPPGAGPVAATAAGLAALAEPAGLVALLAGDLPLLTADAVDLLTQTVRAGGVDGALYVDATGRRQLLCGVWRTERLRAAVDRLAARRDGGLVGASMRALLGGLSVAEVTWPGVGPAPWFDCDTDQDVRQAREWTR; translated from the coding sequence GTGACCGGATTCGCGGCGGTGGTGCTGGCCGGTGGCGCGGCCCGACGGATGGGTGGCGTCGACAAACCGGACGTACCGGTGGGTGGGGTGGCCATGCGGGACCGGGTGCTGGCCGCCGTCGCGGGCGCCGACCCGCGCGTCGTCGTCGGCCCGCTGGCCGACCCGCCGCCGGGTGTCCTGGCGGTACGCGAGGAGCCGCCCGGCGCCGGTCCGGTCGCCGCCACCGCCGCTGGCCTCGCCGCACTCGCCGAGCCCGCCGGTCTGGTCGCGCTGCTCGCCGGTGACCTGCCGCTGCTCACCGCCGACGCGGTGGACCTGCTGACGCAGACCGTACGGGCGGGTGGTGTCGACGGGGCGCTCTACGTCGACGCCACCGGTCGGCGGCAGCTGCTCTGCGGTGTGTGGCGTACCGAGCGGCTGCGTGCGGCGGTGGACCGGCTCGCCGCGCGGCGCGACGGCGGCCTCGTCGGCGCGTCGATGCGGGCGCTGCTCGGCGGCCTGTCCGTCGCCGAGGTGACCTGGCCCGGCGTCGGCCCGGCGCCGTGGTTCGATTGCGACACCGACCAGGACGTCCGGCAGGCACGGGAGTGGACTCGATGA
- a CDS encoding DUF6457 domain-containing protein encodes MSDTVGATSDPMTSWVASAAAELGLDPGDVPVPVVLDLARDVAHNVLRPGAPVTAYLLGLAVGRGADPVEAGARLAALARAHGGGEEVGPVPGGVRPAPGG; translated from the coding sequence ATGAGCGACACGGTGGGTGCGACGAGCGACCCGATGACGAGCTGGGTGGCGTCGGCCGCCGCCGAACTCGGGCTCGACCCCGGCGACGTGCCGGTGCCGGTGGTGCTGGACCTGGCCCGCGACGTGGCACACAACGTGCTGCGGCCGGGTGCGCCGGTCACCGCGTACCTGCTGGGGTTGGCCGTCGGCCGCGGTGCCGACCCGGTCGAGGCCGGTGCCCGGCTGGCCGCCCTGGCCCGCGCCCACGGCGGCGGCGAGGAGGTCGGGCCGGTGCCGGGCGGGGTCAGGCCGGCTCCAGGCGGATGA